The Armatimonadota bacterium genome includes the window TCGGACCGGCGAATGGTGATCGTGGTGGGGAACTCCCGTTGCCTGAGGCAATCGAAAAAAGGAAAAGCGGGCACATAGCCGCTGACCGCCTTGGCCCGAAAGCCCGTGAGCTGGCACAGGAACCTGTTGACGTCTTCGAGCCTGGGAACCCGCTCTGGGTCCAGGCAGAGGCTCTCGATGCCCTTCAGAAAGTGCGGATTGGCGTACTTGTGCCAGCGGTCCTGCATCCTTGCATAGAGGAGCTTCCAGGCTTGGTGGTTTTCCTCTGAATAGAGGTCATAGGGCTGTTCGATGTAGAGCTGCCCGTTCGCCTGGGCCTGCTCGATGAAGGGCGCGAAGGTCGTCGTGAGCCCCGTGCGAAACCGATCGTCGTTGGGATGGGATGATTGTTCCGCTGGTGTTGCTTGCGCCACGCTGGTCCTCCTCGACCTCTGAGCCACTCGACTATGTACCCGACGCCCGGGCGTTTTCGGCCCCAAACGAAATGGCTTTCTTGCCAATCAGCACGCGGATCGCGCTTTTGTCGGAGGGGATCCGCTTGATTGCGCTCAGCGCCTTGCCGATCTCGGCGAGCTGCTCCTGCGCGCGAAGCACCTCCGGGGCGTCGTCCAGGTACTTGATGAGCAGCTTGCGGACGCGGGCCTCGTAGTCGAGCTTTGCATCCCGGAGCATCCTCTCAACCCGGAACTGGCGTTCGGAATAGGGGCCGGTCCAGCGATCGGTGGCCTGGGCAGAACCGAGCTTGAGAAGCTCGCTTTCGACCTGTTTGGCGCGGTCCGGTGGGATGGCCAGCAGCATCTCCCTGGCGTCGCCGAGCCATCCCGTTTCCGAGGTCGCCTGGGATTGGACGCCTGCGCCCGCCGATTTGGCGAGGTCGGCGACCTGATGGCCGATGGAATCGATGTCTGCCTCCGGCACGATAACCGTGATCTCGGTGAAGGTCACCTCTTTGGCAGCTTCTTGAGCAGCGGGGTCCTTTACGACCACGGGGGAAACCGGAGGTACGCCGGGCCCGGAGATGGAGCCCTGCAGAGGGTCGGGCCGCCAACTGATGCCAGGAAGGTCCGGTCCCATGTGGGTTGGGCTGGCGGGGTCGTGGGCGTTCAGAGCGACGCTATCGGGCGCGGTTTCGTGGGGAGGCGTCTGGTCTTCCGAGGATCCGGCGCCAGGGGGCTGCAAGGGAGCCCCAACCTTTGGCTTGGGTCCGGCAGGCGGAATGGAGTATTGGGAGTCGCTCCACAGGAACACCTTGGCGAACCCGATGCCAAGGGCGAGCCCGCCGATGATCCACAGAAAGGACATTGCTCCGCGCGATCCAGGCGTTTCAGGCTGCAAGACTTCCTCCAATGGGGCCGCCAACAGGGCGCCCACTCCTACATACGGCCAAAAAGCAAGTTATGGAGCCTTCGACGAGATTCGAACTCGTGACCTTCCCCTTACCAAGGGGATGCTCTACCCCTGAGCTACGAAGGCGTCTGGTGGCGGGTGAAGGATTCGAACCTTCGAAGGCATTCGCCGACAGATTTACAGTCTGTTCCCATTGGCCACTCGGGCAACCCGCCGTGAGGGAGATTTATACCTCATTGGGATGTTCGGCTGCGGGAGCGCGGGGGACTAGGGATGAGGGGGGCGTGAGGGTGAGTGAGGGTGAGTGAGGGTGAGTGAAGACAGGACGCGTTGATACAGTGGGGGGTGAGACGATGGGTCGGTGAGGTCCCGTAGGGCAAATGCTCAGTCTGCCTGCTTTCGGCGCTGCTTGGAATCCCGGGTGAAGAGGTGGGAGGATGAGAAGTTGAGTCGGTGAGGGGGTGACGACTTGGGCTTACAAATCACAGATTTCAGATTTCAGACTTCGAGATCCAGATCCCAAAGCCCGAAATCCTGTTGTCACTCATTAGGTCCTAGACCTCGAACCTCAAACCCCACACCTCGGACCTTGGCCCCCAGACCTCAGACCTCAGACCTCAGACCCCAGACCCCAGACCTCAGACCTCAGACCTCAGACCTCAGACCTCAGACCTCGGACCTCAGACCTCAGACCTCAGACCTCGGACCTCAGACCCTAGACCCCAGACCTCAGGGATAATCGCCCGTCGGGATTTCCTTGACCACGATCTGCGGTGTTTGTGCGCCTGCGCCGCCCTCGACGCCCATCACGTACACCAGATACATCTTTCCCGTGCCGAACGCGAAGCTAACAAGCGACACAAACACATCGTCCGAACCGGCGCGCCGGGCGTCGAAGCTGTGGGTTCCTGAGTCGATCGTCAGCACGCTGCTTGCGCCGAACTCGATGTTGGCCGCCTTGTATTGGGGGTTCTGCCCAGGGGATTGGAAGTCGATGTTGGGGGTCAGAAATCCCGTCGCGCGGCTAAACCCGTGGAAGATTACGAGCCTCGACTTGTTGCCCTGGATCGTGTGTCGGTCCACTTCGGTGGCCGTCAGCCGAAGACGCTTCTCAAACTCCGTACCGAACGTCACGAGCCCGAGCGCCGAGATGACATAGTGCTTGTTGCGGGCAAAGGTCTGAAGGATCGCGTCGTAATCGGTGGTTGTGCCCGTCGCGTTGGCGATGAGGTCCCTGGCGACGGGATCGGTTGCCATAAAGTCCGTTCCAGCCGCCGAAGCGACCGCGTTGCCGGAGAGCACGCTGTCGATGTAGAAGTCGATCCCGGCGTTATCGGGGCCTGCATTGAAAAACATCACTTGGGGCTTTGGTAGCGCGGTCGTGCCGCCCCCGCCGCCACAGCCGGACAGCGCGAGCGCGGCCACACATCCCAACAACATTCCAGTGATTCGAAGCATCCTAAACTCCAAGGTTCAAGCTTACCTGCTCTCGCCGAGTTCGTCGAACCTAAGCATCGGCTCGTCGGAACTCCTCGATAAGCGGCGCGCGCAATGACTCGTAGCACAGAGGACAGCCCACCAAGCCGCTTACGGCAACTTGGGAGGCCGTCCACCCGCAATAAGGGCACACGTCGCCGCTATGCCTTGGACGGCTGAAGTGGCCTAAAAGGCTCGCTGAGGACCTGCTCAGCGCATGTTGACGGGTACAAAGCTCGCAAAGATCGGTGGTCTGTCCCCCGAGCGTGGCCCGTCGTGTAGCCGGTTGCCCGCAGAGCGAGCACTTGGGCTTCAAAACGGCGTGCCTGACCCGAGCGCGGCCTTGAAGCGCCGCATGAGCTCGATGGTCACTTCTCCCGGTTTGCCGCACCCGATCGGCGTGCCGTCGAGCGAATTGATCGGCATGATTTCGGTCGCGGTGCCCGTGAAGAACGCCTCATCGGCCTCAAAAACATCATAGGGCGTGATCATTTCCTCGCTGACGGGAATTCCGGCCTCTTTGGCAAACTCGATCACGGAGTCGCGCGTGATACCCTTCAGAATGCCCGAAGACGGGTGCGGGGTTCTCAGGCGGCCTTGGGTGACGATGAACAGGTTGTTTCCGGTGCCCTCCGCCACATAGCCCTCGTGGTTCAGCATCATGCCGTCGCCTGCGCCG containing:
- a CDS encoding DUF4397 domain-containing protein, encoding MLRITGMLLGCVAALALSGCGGGGGTTALPKPQVMFFNAGPDNAGIDFYIDSVLSGNAVASAAGTDFMATDPVARDLIANATGTTTDYDAILQTFARNKHYVISALGLVTFGTEFEKRLRLTATEVDRHTIQGNKSRLVIFHGFSRATGFLTPNIDFQSPGQNPQYKAANIEFGASSVLTIDSGTHSFDARRAGSDDVFVSLVSFAFGTGKMYLVYVMGVEGGAGAQTPQIVVKEIPTGDYP